A genomic region of Persephonella marina EX-H1 contains the following coding sequences:
- a CDS encoding ComEC/Rec2 family competence protein, which produces MYAPFILPFIFLVAGVIFHKFTGITLSIFLPAVLFFVSVLFRGITGYILFLISIFLTGIFISEVSELKPFKRNGAFISCEISSVPKYMRSRIYFRCRVSDSDIRSIKGEQINVVLKTEDPFSEDIFYSYRISFLGFLVSDGKRITAYPTDGFLKVESRGGIFSYIWDFKRFSVMSFREKTGDDELFSLGLALIFGEKGFLDRDIKNIFIDSGLTHLLAISGLHIAVIVSILFFIFSFLGKRAVYTVSAFVLSIYPLFTGLHIPVLRASIMGLMYILSKLRYIEINSMNILFFVAFIVVLISPYSIFSPSFQLSFIAVFGILISLRYIVFEGKNRYWSVVYSAFMISLIAVLFTMPVVIYHFGKFSPVSVISTPAGMIFLYPYLFFSVINLFTFFSIEPFIYIMNISGKLFIKTAEIFDSFDLFSSGYSPSFLSVFLYTALLSALILVRMNIYKKLISVIILIFVFLNISKTDIVGYRVYSFKGVKRPDIILITDDRRCFVYWKNERYRINILMDRYACRKRYLFVQRNRYFDGFDDYITPSDEKDGVYLKEYKTGLFIRFKDISFFIRNRDVVYNFQ; this is translated from the coding sequence TTGTATGCCCCTTTTATACTTCCCTTTATATTTCTTGTAGCCGGTGTTATTTTTCATAAGTTCACCGGGATTACTCTGTCTATCTTTTTACCTGCAGTACTCTTTTTTGTTTCTGTTCTGTTCAGAGGTATTACAGGCTATATCTTATTTCTTATCTCTATCTTTCTGACAGGTATTTTTATATCTGAGGTTTCTGAGTTAAAACCTTTTAAAAGGAACGGTGCTTTTATAAGCTGTGAGATCTCTTCAGTCCCAAAGTATATGAGAAGCAGGATATACTTCAGATGCAGGGTTTCAGATTCTGATATCAGATCCATAAAGGGAGAGCAGATTAATGTTGTTTTAAAAACTGAAGATCCATTTTCAGAAGATATATTCTACAGTTACAGGATATCCTTTTTAGGTTTTTTAGTATCAGACGGTAAAAGGATCACAGCTTATCCCACTGATGGATTTTTGAAGGTTGAAAGTAGAGGTGGTATATTTTCATACATCTGGGATTTTAAAAGATTTTCTGTAATGAGCTTCAGGGAGAAAACCGGGGATGATGAGCTTTTCTCACTCGGCCTTGCACTTATATTTGGTGAAAAGGGTTTTCTTGATAGGGATATTAAAAATATATTTATAGATTCAGGGCTGACACATCTACTTGCAATATCAGGTCTCCATATAGCCGTTATAGTTTCAATACTTTTTTTCATATTTTCATTTCTCGGTAAAAGAGCTGTTTATACAGTTTCTGCTTTTGTTCTTTCAATATACCCTTTGTTTACAGGCCTCCATATACCGGTTTTAAGAGCTTCAATAATGGGTCTTATGTATATCCTCTCAAAACTCAGATACATAGAGATAAACTCTATGAATATACTGTTTTTTGTCGCTTTCATTGTTGTTCTTATCTCACCATACTCAATATTTTCACCAAGTTTTCAGCTTTCATTTATAGCTGTCTTCGGTATACTGATCTCTCTCAGGTATATAGTTTTTGAAGGAAAGAACAGATACTGGAGTGTAGTTTACTCAGCCTTTATGATATCTCTAATCGCCGTTCTTTTTACTATGCCTGTTGTTATATACCATTTTGGAAAGTTTTCCCCTGTCTCTGTTATTTCCACCCCTGCTGGTATGATATTCCTTTATCCTTACCTTTTCTTCTCTGTTATAAACCTTTTTACATTTTTCAGTATTGAGCCATTTATCTATATCATGAATATCTCTGGCAAACTTTTTATAAAAACAGCTGAGATATTTGACAGTTTTGATCTCTTTTCATCAGGCTACAGCCCTTCTTTTCTGTCAGTTTTCCTGTATACAGCTTTACTATCTGCTCTTATTCTGGTAAGGATGAATATATACAAGAAGTTGATATCTGTGATAATTCTTATTTTTGTATTTCTTAATATCTCAAAAACGGATATTGTTGGATACAGGGTTTACAGTTTTAAAGGTGTTAAAAGACCAGATATAATACTGATCACAGATGACAGGAGATGTTTTGTTTACTGGAAAAATGAGAGATACAGGATAAACATCCTTATGGACAGATATGCCTGTAGAAAAAGGTATCTTTTTGTTCAGAGAAACAGATATTTTGATGGTTTTGATGATTATATCACCCCTTCTGATGAAAAGGATGGCGTGTATCTAAAGGAGTATAAAACAGGACTGTTTATAAGATTTAAGGATATCTCTTTTTTTATCAGGAATAGGGATGTGGTTTATAACTTTCAGTAA